A window of the Candidatus Palauibacter scopulicola genome harbors these coding sequences:
- a CDS encoding M66 family metalloprotease, whose amino-acid sequence MEGGPGYYMGGLPSSLTIDFGFGGLAFRPGRSSLAHLDSTTVAHELGHNMSLRHAPCGGADQTDPDFPDRAGRIGAWGFDPSSNELVPPETADVMGNCRPRWISTYHLKTTLERRLNEEASAAFAPAPGTDRTLLVWGGVDAAGVPFLDPAFVVDAPVALPGSGGPYTLRGRTAGGAELFSVDFDLPEVAHGDGGSVFAFALPASPAWADQLEAIELSAPGGVATLDQAGSSPTALLRDARTGRIRGILRDLANGGDRLGILAGAAADPGRIASMLSDVADLEVLVSRGLPSADQW is encoded by the coding sequence ATGGAAGGCGGACCGGGATACTACATGGGGGGGCTACCCTCATCTCTCACGATCGATTTCGGGTTCGGCGGTCTGGCGTTCCGTCCCGGCCGGAGCAGTCTGGCCCACCTCGACTCCACGACCGTAGCGCACGAACTGGGGCACAATATGAGCCTCCGGCATGCCCCCTGCGGTGGCGCAGACCAGACGGACCCGGATTTTCCGGATCGGGCCGGCAGGATCGGCGCCTGGGGGTTCGACCCCTCCAGCAATGAGCTCGTTCCTCCCGAGACCGCGGACGTGATGGGCAACTGCCGTCCGCGCTGGATCAGCACGTACCACCTGAAGACGACCCTCGAACGGCGCCTCAACGAGGAGGCGTCCGCGGCCTTCGCGCCGGCGCCGGGCACCGACCGGACCCTGCTGGTGTGGGGCGGCGTCGACGCGGCGGGCGTCCCGTTCCTCGACCCGGCGTTCGTCGTCGACGCTCCGGTGGCGCTTCCCGGTTCGGGAGGTCCCTACACCTTGAGGGGTCGGACCGCCGGCGGTGCGGAGCTGTTCTCGGTCGACTTCGACCTGCCCGAGGTGGCGCACGGCGACGGAGGATCGGTATTCGCCTTCGCCCTCCCGGCTTCACCCGCTTGGGCAGACCAATTGGAGGCGATTGAACTCTCCGCGCCCGGAGGGGTCGCGACCCTCGACCAGGCCGGCAGCTCGCCCACGGCGCTCCTTCGCGACGCTCGGACGGGCCGGATACGGGGGATCCTGCGTGACCTCGCGAACGGAGGCGATCGCCTCGGGATCCTTGCCGGGGCGGCGGCAGACCCTGGCCGGATTGCATCGATGCTGAGTGACGTCGCTGACCTCGAAGTGCTGGTCTCCCGAGGTCTTCCTTCGGCGGACCAGTGGTGA
- a CDS encoding IPT/TIG domain-containing protein, with product MAVGTVPALELAVGDSATFNLDDYFSDPDGDALTYTPGTSSESVAAASVSGGTLTVRTVAKGQATISVTATDPGGLTADQGFAVVVPNRAPIVTDTIPPQRLTVGEEPAWTGTDYFTDPDGDALTYAIGTTDSSVALAAVTGDEFAILAVTPGTATVTVTATDADGLNASQSVAVTSEAQLPVAISDVEPSVLLEGANATITGSGFSRFPEYNSVSIDGQPATVTAASRTSLSVIVPRSDCQPARRAPLSVTVLGLSETRIVGVTPRTPEDLALPLGSYRYTHGGNGCVHLPGDASGGEYIIGVVSTSETPSSLTPVHMTSVPGDAAVLDAAWATVAFRPLPRAEGVAEASAATVPPPPPASAGASVALGQEAAGPRLDRARHNEIMAANAALIRRLGPPSSPMAGARQSRTLLANDTLTLFGDAEFVGGCSSRGQVRAVVRFSGENALWLEDIDNPADRFTESELAELDALYATHIKPVHDDYYGGLSDVDRNRRVLVLMTKEVNLSDGDDTFVGGWTWFGDLYPVDQCGTSNHAEILFGRVPDPEGVFGHPWTREEALDFYPPLLTHEMTHLVQARAEVFDGAGYSNWEVEGGATLSEHLVADRVFGHGIGQNLGSAAFQRGLDWYLEWASGMGHFFGWDSDDPDGLRRVPDAPEQCSWMGFAYEGNNGPCKGSNRAVYDVPSMVLRYAMDRWGGEYPGGEQALSRRLNQSAASGLAALEDVSAWRSERILVDFYITLWLDLNGWEAHGMTTWDLADVWSQFSEGAQLRPHMSRTASFHGDWSVRAGSTFYLHWSPPGERGPTSLKVTSPGDASLPGHMSVWALRIR from the coding sequence GTGGCAGTTGGAACCGTGCCGGCGCTCGAACTCGCCGTGGGTGATTCGGCCACGTTCAACTTGGATGACTACTTCAGCGATCCCGATGGTGACGCCCTGACGTACACACCGGGGACGTCCTCGGAGTCGGTCGCCGCCGCGTCGGTGTCGGGCGGCACGCTGACCGTGCGGACCGTGGCGAAGGGACAGGCGACGATCAGCGTCACCGCCACCGATCCCGGCGGGCTGACCGCCGATCAGGGCTTCGCGGTCGTCGTTCCCAACCGCGCGCCCATCGTGACGGACACGATACCCCCGCAGCGCCTGACGGTCGGAGAGGAGCCCGCATGGACCGGCACCGACTACTTCACCGATCCGGACGGCGACGCTCTGACCTATGCGATCGGCACGACGGATTCGTCCGTCGCGCTCGCCGCGGTAACCGGAGACGAATTCGCGATTCTCGCCGTCACCCCCGGGACTGCGACGGTGACGGTAACCGCGACCGATGCCGATGGCCTGAACGCCAGCCAGAGCGTTGCGGTGACCTCCGAGGCCCAGCTTCCGGTCGCCATTTCGGATGTCGAACCAAGTGTCCTGCTCGAGGGTGCGAACGCGACGATCACGGGCTCCGGCTTCTCGCGGTTCCCGGAGTACAATTCGGTTTCGATCGATGGCCAGCCCGCCACCGTGACCGCCGCGAGTCGGACCAGCCTGTCCGTGATCGTTCCGCGGAGCGACTGCCAGCCCGCCCGGCGAGCCCCTTTGAGCGTGACCGTGCTGGGCCTCAGCGAAACGCGCATCGTTGGCGTGACGCCCCGTACTCCGGAGGACCTCGCCCTGCCGCTGGGCTCCTATCGCTACACACATGGCGGCAACGGGTGCGTCCACCTGCCCGGAGATGCTTCCGGCGGGGAGTACATCATCGGCGTCGTTTCCACCTCGGAGACGCCGTCCTCGCTCACGCCGGTCCACATGACGAGCGTCCCCGGGGATGCGGCGGTTCTGGATGCCGCATGGGCCACGGTCGCGTTCCGGCCGCTTCCCCGCGCGGAGGGGGTGGCCGAAGCGTCTGCGGCAACGGTTCCACCGCCACCCCCGGCATCCGCTGGCGCGTCGGTGGCTCTCGGCCAGGAGGCGGCAGGGCCGAGGCTTGATCGGGCGCGGCACAACGAGATCATGGCGGCGAACGCGGCGCTGATCCGGCGGCTGGGCCCGCCTTCATCTCCGATGGCGGGCGCACGACAGTCCCGCACCCTGCTCGCGAACGACACCCTGACTTTGTTCGGGGATGCGGAGTTCGTGGGCGGCTGCTCGTCCCGCGGCCAGGTCCGCGCCGTAGTCCGGTTCAGCGGCGAGAACGCCTTGTGGCTCGAAGACATCGACAACCCGGCCGACCGGTTCACGGAGTCCGAACTTGCCGAACTGGACGCTCTATATGCCACCCACATCAAGCCGGTTCACGACGATTACTATGGCGGTCTCTCCGATGTGGACAGGAACCGCCGGGTGCTCGTCCTGATGACCAAGGAAGTGAACCTGAGCGACGGCGACGACACCTTTGTCGGCGGCTGGACCTGGTTTGGAGACCTTTACCCGGTGGACCAATGCGGAACCAGCAATCATGCCGAGATCCTCTTCGGTCGCGTTCCCGACCCCGAAGGAGTCTTCGGGCACCCCTGGACCAGGGAAGAGGCGCTGGACTTTTACCCACCGCTGTTGACGCACGAGATGACGCACCTGGTGCAGGCACGAGCCGAGGTGTTCGACGGGGCCGGGTATTCCAATTGGGAGGTGGAGGGTGGCGCCACCCTCTCGGAGCACCTCGTGGCGGATCGGGTGTTCGGGCACGGGATCGGCCAGAATCTGGGCAGCGCGGCCTTCCAGCGTGGACTGGACTGGTACCTGGAATGGGCGAGCGGGATGGGACACTTCTTTGGATGGGATTCGGATGACCCCGACGGCCTCCGCCGCGTCCCGGACGCGCCCGAGCAATGCAGCTGGATGGGTTTCGCGTACGAGGGCAATAATGGGCCGTGCAAGGGATCCAACAGGGCAGTGTACGATGTTCCGTCGATGGTGCTCCGATACGCCATGGACCGCTGGGGGGGCGAGTACCCGGGCGGAGAACAGGCCCTGTCGCGTCGGCTAAACCAGTCGGCGGCCTCCGGGCTCGCCGCGCTGGAGGACGTCAGTGCCTGGCGATCCGAGCGAATCCTGGTCGACTTCTACATTACTCTCTGGCTGGACCTGAACGGCTGGGAAGCCCACGGCATGACGACCTGGGATCTCGCCGACGTCTGGAGCCAATTCAGCGAGGGCGCCCAGCTTCGCCCCCACATGTCCAGAACCGCCTCGTTTCACGGCGACTGGAGCGTTCGCGCCGGCTCGACCTTCTACCTTCACTGGAGCCCCCCCGGCG